CAGCACACCGCCCAGGCCGACCGCGTTGGTGGCCCAGTTGAACAGCGCGCCCGCCGTGGCGACATAGCGGTTCAGCAGCGGCGCCACATTCGCGGCCTCGGCGGCCGCGTACGCGGCCCCGGCCTCGCCCAGCGCCCGCTCGAACTGGCTCTGGAACTGTGTCGTCTGCGCGGTCAGCGCCTGCAGTTCTTGGCCGTAGCTGCCGAAGAAGCGTGCGATCGCATCCGAGACCTCATCGGCGGCAGCCGAGACGATCCCCGTCGTGGACGGCGCGGCTGCCGCTGCTGCCTCGTTGATCGCCGTCCTGATCTCGGTCAGTTCGGCCGCCGCCGCCGCGATAGCCTCAGGTGCTGCGATCACATACGACGACATCGGCGGCTCCCATCTCGGTACGCCGATGGTAGACGGGGCAGCACCCGCTTGGTTGCGGATAGGGCGGCTTTATCAGGTCACCGCGCTGAAACGGGCACGGTGAGGCCGAGGCGCAGTGCCTGCGCAGCTTCCGCGGCGGCTTCGGCGAATCGGCCGCCGAGCCCGACGAAATTCAGGTAGCCGTGCGGCAGGTCGGCCTGCCGGGACAGGGTCACCGGAACCGCTGCGGCACGGAGCTTTTCGGCGTATTCCTCGCCCTCGTCGCGCAATGGGTCGAAGCCGGCGGTGGCGACGTATGCCGGCGGCAGCCCGGTGACGTCGCCGTGCAGCGGGGACAGCCGCGGATCGCGCAGGTCGGTGCCCGGCGGCAGGTAGTGGGCCAGCGTCCACTGCAGGTTCTCCTCGGTGAAGGTGAAGCCGTGGGCGAACAGGTCGCGCGACGGGCGGCGGCTGCTGAGGTCCGTCGGCGGATACACCAGCAGCTGAAACGCCGGTACCGCACCGCCGTTGCGCACCGCCTGCTGCGCTGTCACCGCGGCCAGGTTGCCGCCCGCGCTGTCGCCGCCGACGGCGATGCGCTGGGGATCGGCGCCGAGCTGCTCGGCGTGACCGGCGGCGTATTCGAACGCGCACAGCGCATCCTGCGCCGCGGTGGGGAAGCGGTGCTCGGGCGCGCGCCGGTACTCGACCGACAGCACCAGCATTCCGGCGCGGTCGGCCAGGAAGCGGG
The nucleotide sequence above comes from Mycobacterium kiyosense. Encoded proteins:
- a CDS encoding alpha/beta hydrolase, producing MPATPPAVRAKSAIVHALFALPRPARRLLAGPPVRIDGQQQALDAQLALRLKNLSGSDVFADSVATARAVYEELPQLVGYRSRVPVTVREVNIPAGDADIPASLYTPAGLPDPSGLLVYFHGGGFTVGSRASHDPVARFLADRAGMLVLSVEYRRAPEHRFPTAAQDALCAFEYAAGHAEQLGADPQRIAVGGDSAGGNLAAVTAQQAVRNGGAVPAFQLLVYPPTDLSSRRPSRDLFAHGFTFTEENLQWTLAHYLPPGTDLRDPRLSPLHGDVTGLPPAYVATAGFDPLRDEGEEYAEKLRAAAVPVTLSRQADLPHGYLNFVGLGGRFAEAAAEAAQALRLGLTVPVSAR